The following coding sequences lie in one Lolium perenne isolate Kyuss_39 chromosome 2, Kyuss_2.0, whole genome shotgun sequence genomic window:
- the LOC139836164 gene encoding uncharacterized protein isoform X2 produces MKMWKGFLRGTVHHGALFPGANCGVGVASQVSFAGAAARWTVDARPVHEHGPGVAPVCLAVSQGIDLDQHFDCKIFFASGQLRSHLFETHTSVMKELTTIECVNAIWAMHATNQQCPRRMAALRAARGEKTRKRVRRWGRRK; encoded by the exons atgaagatgTGGAAAG GATTCTTGAGGGGAACAGTTCATCACGGGGCGCTGTTTCCAGGGGCAAattgcggtgttggtgttgcttCACAG GTTAGCTTTGCAGGAGCTGCGGCCAGATGGACCGTGGACGCGCGTCCAGTGCACGAACATGGCCCAGGAGTGGCACCGGTGTGCTTGGCAGTGAGCCAG GGTATTGATTTGGATCAACATTTTGATTGCAAGATATTTTTTGCAAGTGGCCAATTGCGATCACACTTATTTGAAACCCATACGTCGGTGATGAAGGAGCTTACCACCATCGAATGTGTCAATGCTATATGGGCCATGCATGCGACAAACCAG CAATGCCCACGGAGGATGGCAGCATTGAGGGCCGCCCGTGGGGAGAAGACGAGGAAGAGGGTAAGGCGGTGGGGCAGACGGAAGTGA
- the LOC127336446 gene encoding uncharacterized protein, giving the protein MALLHPAPTSPLPTGHHHRSTGPVLRRPALVHSRRRFRSHAQKGPSTGTPSGSESDNVVLKAAWYASEALGVAASFFRPPSPEGDAEATNDESASESLSTLGPTQVAEAIKDDFARSYFVTGNLTLRAYEEDCEFADPAGSFRGLQRFKRNCTNFGSLLEKSDMKLTKWEDLQDKSIGHWRFSCIMSFPWRPILSATGYTEYYFDAESGKVCRHVENWNVPKMALLRQIFRPSKWAWEKR; this is encoded by the exons ATGGCCTTGCTGCACCCAGCTCCTACCTCTCCCCTCCCCACCGGCCATCACCACCGGAGTACTGGCCCGGTCCTCCGGCGACCAGCATTAGTCCACTCCAGACGACGTTTCCGATCGCACGCGCAGAAGGGCCCGAGCACCGGCACGCCCTCCGGGTCCGAGTCGGACAACGTCGTCCTCAAGGCCGCGTGGTACGCCTCCGAGGCCCTCGGCGTCGCCGCTTCCTTCTTCCGGCCGCCGTCTCCAGAGGGAGACGCCGAAGCTACAAATGACGAAAGCGCTTCAGAGTCCCTGTCGACCCTAGGCCCAACGCAGGTCGCCGAGGCCATCAAGGATGACTTCGCGCGGTCATACTTCGTTACAG GGAATCTCACGCTCCGGGCGTACGAGGAGGACTGCGAGTTCGCCGATCCGGCGGGCTCCTTCAGAGGCCTGCAGCGGTTCAAGAGGAACTGCACCAACTTCGGGTCCCTGCTGGAGAAGTCCGACATGAAGCTGACTAAATGGGAGGATCTCCAG GACAAATCAATTGGTCACTGGCGTTTCAGCTGCATCATGTCGTTCCCGTGGAGGCCCATTCTCTCCG CAACCGGATACACTGAATACTACTTCGACGCTGAGTCGGGGAAGGTGTGCAG GCATGTCGAAAACTGGAATGTTCCCAAGATGGCACTCCTGCGGCAGATTTTCAGGCCGAGCAAATGGGCATGGGAGAAACGCTAA
- the LOC139836164 gene encoding uncharacterized protein isoform X1 — protein MTCHLQHLCRIVAWLDIETNEDVERILEGNSSSRGAVSRGKLRCWCCFTGLVSFAGAAARWTVDARPVHEHGPGVAPVCLAVSQGIDLDQHFDCKIFFASGQLRSHLFETHTSVMKELTTIECVNAIWAMHATNQQCPRRMAALRAARGEKTRKRVRRWGRRK, from the exons ATGACTTGCCATCTACAACATCTCTGCAG GATTGTTGCTTGGTTGgatatagaaacaaatgaagatgTGGAAAG GATTCTTGAGGGGAACAGTTCATCACGGGGCGCTGTTTCCAGGGGCAAattgcggtgttggtgttgcttCACAGGTTTG GTTAGCTTTGCAGGAGCTGCGGCCAGATGGACCGTGGACGCGCGTCCAGTGCACGAACATGGCCCAGGAGTGGCACCGGTGTGCTTGGCAGTGAGCCAG GGTATTGATTTGGATCAACATTTTGATTGCAAGATATTTTTTGCAAGTGGCCAATTGCGATCACACTTATTTGAAACCCATACGTCGGTGATGAAGGAGCTTACCACCATCGAATGTGTCAATGCTATATGGGCCATGCATGCGACAAACCAG CAATGCCCACGGAGGATGGCAGCATTGAGGGCCGCCCGTGGGGAGAAGACGAGGAAGAGGGTAAGGCGGTGGGGCAGACGGAAGTGA